Part of the Candidatus Moraniibacteriota bacterium genome is shown below.
GAAGCCGTTGAGAAAAATTATCTCGGCGACAATGTCTCCGCAACCGCCAAAGAAGGCCGCAAAACTATCATGAAGAAAATCGCCACAGAAATCATGAGTCGCCTCGCTACCGTCGATAATATTCCCAAAATCGCGACACTCGCCCAAGAAGAACTTCGCAATAAAGACATCATGATTTTCTTCCACGACACGACACTTCAATCACTTGTCGAGAGCGTCCACTGGGATGGATCCGTCACTAAAGACTGGGGCAGTGATTCACTCATGGTGGTCGATGCCAATATGGGCGCTCTCAAGAGCGATGCCTACATGAAACGATCCCTCGAATACTCCGTTGACTTCACTGTGGGTGAACGTCCCAAAGCAACCCTCCTCTACACCTACACACACACGGCAACACACGGCGACTGGCGCACCAGCGACTACCACACCTATACGCGTGTCTATGCTCCACTCGGCTCGACCTATATCGAAAACAGCCGACAGAAAACCGGTGGCGTCGGCGCCCAAGACGATACAACATTCAAAAAAACCGTCTTCGGATACAAAGTAGACGCGCTCATCGGGCAAACACTCCCCACTGGCATCTCCTACGAACTCCCCGCAACCATACAAGAAGATAACTACCGCCTCCTCATCCAGAAACAGTCAGGTATCGGTACCATCCCCGTCACCGTCAATCTCAAAACATCCAAAGGCGAATTCGTCGCTCACTACGACCTCAAGAAAGATCTCGTTCTCGAAATACAAGAAATCGAGGAAAAGAAACAATAATACCATTGGAAATACATTCTACCTAAAAATACAAGCAAAAAAGCACCTGAAAAATTCAGGGCTTTTTTTTCACTCAAATATATGCGAGAATGAAGGGTATAACCCCGCATTGACAGATATTTATGAATATACCACCACTCGAAACTATCCGCCACTCGCTCGCCCATCTCCTTGCAATGGGTATCCTTGAGCTCGACACAGAGGCAAAGCTTGGAACCGGTCCCGCAACTGAGACCGGCTTCTTCTATGATTTTGAGTTCTCCGAAGGGAAAATATTTTCCGAAAACGACTTCAAATCACTCGAGAAAGTCATGCGAAAGCTTATCAACAAAAAACTCGATTTCGCCCGCGAAGAAATTTCCACCGAAAAAGCACGACAACTTTTCAAAGGCCAGTCGTACAAACTCGAACTTATCGAAGAAATAGCACAAAGGGGTGAAATTATTTCCGTGTACAAGACAGCCGACTTTACCGATCTCTGCGAAGGTCCGCACGTCACAAACACCGGTGAAATAAAAGCCGATGCCTTCAAACTCATACGCATTGCCGGCGCCTATTGGAAAAGCGACGAGTCGCGCCCGCAACTCACACGCATCACCGGCATTGCCTTCGAAAACAAAGAAGCGCTCGAAAAATACGAATGGCAACAAGAAGAAGCCAAGAAACGCGACCATCGCAAGCTTGGCAAAGAACTCAAACTCTTCACTCTCTCCGACCAAGTTGGACCAGGTCTCCCGCTCCTTCAGCCAAATGGCATGGTAATACGCCAAGAAATCGAAAATTACCTCTGGAATCTTCACAAAACCAAAGGCTATTCTCGCGTATGGACACCGCACATTGCCAAAGAAACCCTCTACAAAACATCCGGGCACGCAGAAAAATTTGGCGATGATCTTTTCCGTGTTCAAGGAAAAGAAGAAAAATTCTTCCTCAAGCCAATGAACTGCCCCCATCACATGCAGATTTTTGCGGACAATGACTGGAGCTATCGCGACATGCCCGTTCGCTATTTCGAACCAGCCACCGTCTATCGTGACGAGAAATCCGGTCAACTTGCCGGACTCACCCGTGTTCGATCCATCACACAAGATGACGGACACCTCTTTTGTCGAACTTCACAAATAGGCGAAGAAGTTTCCGTCATCGTTTCCGTCATCAAGAAATTCTACACGACCTTCAACATGATAGATGGCTACTGGGTACGACTCTCCGTCCGAGGAATCGATGGAAAATACCTCGGCTCCGATGAGGTTTGGACTGCCGCCGAAAGCGCGCTCGAAACATCTGCCAAAGAAAATGACCTTCCCTACGTACGCGTCGAGGGAGAGGCAGCATTCTACGGACCCAAGCTCGATTTCATGTTCAAAGATGCGCTCGACCGCGAATGGCAACTCGCCACCATCCAGTGCGACTTCAATCTCCCTGAGCGATTTGACCTCGCATTTATAAATGAAAAAGGTGAAAAGGAACGTCCTGTCGTTATCCACCGTGCAATTTCTGGATCACTCGAACGTTTCATGGGCATCATGATCGAACACTATTCCGGTGCCTTCCCACTCTGGATCGCTCCGGTACAAGTTGCCATACTCCCTATCGGAGAGGCACACGAAGCGTATGCGAGAGAGCTCGCCAATACACTGCTCCATGAAGATTTCCGCGTCGAGATACTTTCCAATGAAAGCCTTGGCAAGCGCATCCGAGAAACCAAAGTCAAAAAGACGCCCTATGTACTCGTCGTCGGCGACCAGGAAGTCGAAACCAAAACTGCCACTATCGAATCCCGCGACACTGGCAAACTCGGTGCGCTTCCGATGAAGGAAATTCTCAACCGTCTCACAGCGGAACGAGAGCAGATGAAATAGAAACACTCCGATGAAAATGCTACTGACAAACAAGAACAATGTTGTACAATAAAAAACACAAGGAATGGTCGACCTTGTAAAAGAAATAAACCGGCTACAAAATAATAATTCTATGGGATACGAGAAATACGAATCATCAGTCCTGCAAAGAGGGGACGATGGGACAACTCCTGAAGTAGAAAATTTAAGAAGACAGGAGCAAAAAAAACAAATTGAAGAACTAAAAAAACGCCTTGCAGAAATAAGAGGCTCCGCATCAGATGCTGATGACACCGATGAAATAGCAAGAATCCTTGAAGAAGAAGCCCGAAATTTGCGAGAAAAAGCGAAAGAAGCATAGTGTCATTCAAAAGATTCTATACGAAAAAACACCAGTAAACTTGGTGTTTTTTTGTTTCAGAAATATCCCCGTTCTACACTTTCACTGGCACCATTTCTCGTCTCGATTTCAAGAAAAAATAGCTAACAACAACAAAGGTGATAACCGGCGCAACATAGGGTGGTACATGCGCGCCAAAGGCTTCGAGGAGCATAATCGTGCCAAGTGAGAGCACGGAATACATCGCACCATTCTTGAGATAGGCGTAGCGTTTGATGCGTTCTATATTGCCCATTGTAAACTGTCGGACAGCCAGCGCGCCCAAGCTATTCCCAATGAGAATGAGTGGAACAGAAAAAGTAAAAGCAAAAGCTCCCAAGACGCCGTCGATCGAGAATGTCATATCGATTGCCTCGAGATAGAGGAGCTTGCTAATGTCCGAGAGTCCTCCCTTTGAGCTCAACATCCGTTGTTCGCTTTGCTCCGCCTGTTGCTTAAATCCATGCGTAATAAAGAATACGGTTGAACCAACGACAGCACCGAAAGCAACGATCGGATCTTGCCGAAGTGCAAACCACACAATAGTCGCGAGCAGTATCGATACGGTTGCATAGAACCACACTCCCTGCGAATAGAAAAATTTCTCTCCAATAAGCCCAAACTGTTTCTCCTCCATAAAGAGCCAATGGAAGAAAAGGAAGACCAAGAAAACACCGCCACCCATGAGGAGTATCGGTGCCGCAGACTCGATAGCTGTCTGAACAACTTCATCACCGGAGAATGTTGAAAGAAAAGCGTCTACCGGTCCAAGCCCTGGTGCAGCTGCCCAAATAATCGCCCAAGGCAAAAGCCCGCGAACAACAAACACGGCAAAAAACAATCCCCATGTCAAAAACCAGCGCTTCGACTTCTCTCCCATCGTTCCCAAAACCTGGGCATTGATAATGGCATTGTCGATACTCGACACCACCTCAAACAAAAAGAGTCCGAGTACAATGAGAATAAGTGAGGTAATATCCATACGCGCAGTATATCAGAATCAAATGAAAAGCTCTAAAAGCCTACTAAGAAAGTCTGTTTTTCTGAAAAACAGTGCGAGAAGTACGCCTTTTTGGTACATTTTTAACAGGCTCTAAGAAAAACTCGTCTTACTTTTTCTTTTTCTTTGTCGTCTTTTTTGTGTCATGTTTTTTTGCGTCAACACCCTGATCGTTTGCGAGACTCTTTCCAAAACGCCCAGCAAGCGCATGAATATCCGTCGGAACGGAATCATACGATGCAAATGACGCTTTCGGGAAGCGATCAATCACTCTATCGAGGAAATCCCGCCAAAGTGGTGCCGCAGCAAAAACACCATCAGCGCCATATCGCAGGGGTGTATTGTCATTATTCCCTGCCCACACAGCAACCGAGAGCGAGGGCGTATAGCCAACGGTCCAGGCATCGTGAAAATCCTGTGTCGTCCCCGTCTTCGCTGCAACCATACCCTTTGGGAAAGCAAGGGGGCTGTGCGAGCCAAAAATAGGCGCGCGAAGCGTATTATCAGAGAGAATCGTGTTGATGCGCCTGGCGATCTCCGGATTCAAAGCGCGTGACTCTTTCACTGGAAATTCATCATGAATTGATCCGTCCAGACTGTCTACAGAAAGTATGAGCCGATATTCACGATGCATTCCCTCCGAAGCAAACGTTGCGAATGCACTCGCCATATCTATGGGCAATACTTCTGCTCCACCCAAAACCAATGCCAATCCATATGGACGTCCATCGTCAAGTGTTGAGATACCCAGCCGTCGAGCGAGTCCAATCACATCCGAGACCCCAGCAACGGCGAGCGTCTGAACAGCTGGAATATTGAGCGACTGCGGAAGCGATTCTTTCATTGGTAGCGCACCGCGATATTTCCCATCATAATCCTTCGGCACATAATCTCGCCCGGACCCATCCGGTCCAAAATTTGTCGGCACATCATACACAAGTGTCTCCGGTTGATATCCTTCTTCAAATGCACGCGCATACGCAAACGGCTTGAACGCTGACCCCGGCTGGCGCGGTCGCATCGTCACATTGACCGCACCATCAATGTCGGTATCGAAATAATTGCGACTCCCCACCATCGAAACGACATCTCCAGTCGGCACATCAATCGCAACAAGTGCCGCATTCTCAGCATTATAAACAGCGTTACGCCGGACACCAGTAGTGATCGCCTGTTCCGCTTCATCCTGCATACTAAGATCCAGCGTCGTCCGAATCCGAAGCCCTCTTGTCTCGAGAAACTCTCGCCCGTACTGCTTCTCGAGCGCATCAATAACAGCAAACACGAAGTGGGGCGCGCGAATCGGCGCATCAATCGGACGAAGTTTGGCAAACGTATTCGTATCGCGCGCTCGCTGAGCATCATAGGCACTCACAAATCCATCCGATTCCATATACCTGAGTATCGATTCTTGTCGGCTACGAAGTTCATCGCGATGCAATCCATATGGCGAGTAATGCGTTGTCGCCCGAGGGAGCGCTGCGAGAAATGTCGCCTCGTCGAGCGTCAAGTCCTTCGCCGGTTTTCCAAAGAACGATTCCGCTGCCCGCTCTATACCATAGGCATTCGAACCATAAGGAACGGTATTGAGATAGAGATCAAGTATCTGATCTTTGGTAAATGTCCGTTCTATTTTGAAAGCAAGTACCGCTTCTCGGATTTTTCGTATCACTGTTTTCTCGCGCGAAAGAAAAACAATTCGTGCAAGCTGTTGCGTAATCGTTGAGGCGCCCTGCTCGATATGTCCCGATTTGATATTGGCACGAAGGGCGCGAAGAATAGAAAACGGATCGACGCCGAAATTCCAGTAGAACGATCTGTCCTCAGCGGCAACTGTCGCAAAACGAACGATATCAGGAATAGCTTCGTGTCCTACAACAGTCCGATTTTCCTCACCGTGCAATTCATAGAGCGGCACCGTTCCCGTCCTATCGAGAATAACCGACGTCTCCGCAAGGGGGCGATCGAGCAATTGCGACACATCTGTCGAATCGGAAAAGTAAATAGCAGAAAGTCCCAGTATTCCTCCGACGCCCACGAGAAACACAAGATAGAGAATTTCTCGAAGAAGCGAAAAAAAAGCGGAGACAGTCTTCCGCAGCCATTCTTTCATACACGATCATTTCAGGAAAAAACACCTTCGATGCGAATACTTCAGTATACGGATTTCCGAAACTTGTGTGAATATTGACACAGAAGTTTTTTTAAGGTATACTGGACTTGTTGGAAGGTAGAAACGGGTGAGGTCGAAAGACCACGCCCGTTTTTTTGTCTTCCTTCTTAATTCGTTAAGCGTATGTCGTATGGATGAAGAAATGCAGGAAGGTGAATCGGGAACCGCATGCACCCATGAAGGTGGTTGCAATTGTGAAGACCCGACAGATGAGACATCTGCACCACAGGGACAAGAAGGGAAAGAAGAAATTGCTCTCGCATTTCTCCTCGCCCTTATGCCACTGGTCGTCCTCACCTTCTTCGGACAAGTCGGCCTCATATAAAATATAGCCGACCGTCTCCGAACTTTCCCCTTGCAAAAAATCTCCCCGAAAGAGGAGATTTTTTGTAGTGAAATATACACGTCCAAAAAATATGGTCTACGGTGTCGATTGAGAAGACAGCGATGCATCAAACGA
Proteins encoded:
- a CDS encoding DUF4012 domain-containing protein, producing MNLSSIPLPSWLNKKRIIGILVAIALLGGGFFVFLYSSSHKTEIALHTLDVFEKVSKLLPLEADTKKEVSVANQLVQTLTAHDNQTRSFFILLQNNFELRPGGGFLGQYAIVKIKNGELVSTFVEDANLLDQRIKNAGIAVTPPWPLTRYMQIRKWMLRDSNFSPDFPTNAQKAEYFYRLGGGREKFDAVIAVDAVVFDHVLNLTGPISIPGYPGTYSSNGGALQLEEAVEKNYLGDNVSATAKEGRKTIMKKIATEIMSRLATVDNIPKIATLAQEELRNKDIMIFFHDTTLQSLVESVHWDGSVTKDWGSDSLMVVDANMGALKSDAYMKRSLEYSVDFTVGERPKATLLYTYTHTATHGDWRTSDYHTYTRVYAPLGSTYIENSRQKTGGVGAQDDTTFKKTVFGYKVDALIGQTLPTGISYELPATIQEDNYRLLIQKQSGIGTIPVTVNLKTSKGEFVAHYDLKKDLVLEIQEIEEKKQ
- a CDS encoding threonine--tRNA ligase; the encoded protein is MNIPPLETIRHSLAHLLAMGILELDTEAKLGTGPATETGFFYDFEFSEGKIFSENDFKSLEKVMRKLINKKLDFAREEISTEKARQLFKGQSYKLELIEEIAQRGEIISVYKTADFTDLCEGPHVTNTGEIKADAFKLIRIAGAYWKSDESRPQLTRITGIAFENKEALEKYEWQQEEAKKRDHRKLGKELKLFTLSDQVGPGLPLLQPNGMVIRQEIENYLWNLHKTKGYSRVWTPHIAKETLYKTSGHAEKFGDDLFRVQGKEEKFFLKPMNCPHHMQIFADNDWSYRDMPVRYFEPATVYRDEKSGQLAGLTRVRSITQDDGHLFCRTSQIGEEVSVIVSVIKKFYTTFNMIDGYWVRLSVRGIDGKYLGSDEVWTAAESALETSAKENDLPYVRVEGEAAFYGPKLDFMFKDALDREWQLATIQCDFNLPERFDLAFINEKGEKERPVVIHRAISGSLERFMGIMIEHYSGAFPLWIAPVQVAILPIGEAHEAYARELANTLLHEDFRVEILSNESLGKRIRETKVKKTPYVLVVGDQEVETKTATIESRDTGKLGALPMKEILNRLTAEREQMK
- a CDS encoding DUF475 domain-containing protein, with translation MDITSLILIVLGLFLFEVVSSIDNAIINAQVLGTMGEKSKRWFLTWGLFFAVFVVRGLLPWAIIWAAAPGLGPVDAFLSTFSGDEVVQTAIESAAPILLMGGGVFLVFLFFHWLFMEEKQFGLIGEKFFYSQGVWFYATVSILLATIVWFALRQDPIVAFGAVVGSTVFFITHGFKQQAEQSEQRMLSSKGGLSDISKLLYLEAIDMTFSIDGVLGAFAFTFSVPLILIGNSLGALAVRQFTMGNIERIKRYAYLKNGAMYSVLSLGTIMLLEAFGAHVPPYVAPVITFVVVSYFFLKSRREMVPVKV
- a CDS encoding transglycosylase domain-containing protein is translated as MKEWLRKTVSAFFSLLREILYLVFLVGVGGILGLSAIYFSDSTDVSQLLDRPLAETSVILDRTGTVPLYELHGEENRTVVGHEAIPDIVRFATVAAEDRSFYWNFGVDPFSILRALRANIKSGHIEQGASTITQQLARIVFLSREKTVIRKIREAVLAFKIERTFTKDQILDLYLNTVPYGSNAYGIERAAESFFGKPAKDLTLDEATFLAALPRATTHYSPYGLHRDELRSRQESILRYMESDGFVSAYDAQRARDTNTFAKLRPIDAPIRAPHFVFAVIDALEKQYGREFLETRGLRIRTTLDLSMQDEAEQAITTGVRRNAVYNAENAALVAIDVPTGDVVSMVGSRNYFDTDIDGAVNVTMRPRQPGSAFKPFAYARAFEEGYQPETLVYDVPTNFGPDGSGRDYVPKDYDGKYRGALPMKESLPQSLNIPAVQTLAVAGVSDVIGLARRLGISTLDDGRPYGLALVLGGAEVLPIDMASAFATFASEGMHREYRLILSVDSLDGSIHDEFPVKESRALNPEIARRINTILSDNTLRAPIFGSHSPLAFPKGMVAAKTGTTQDFHDAWTVGYTPSLSVAVWAGNNDNTPLRYGADGVFAAAPLWRDFLDRVIDRFPKASFASYDSVPTDIHALAGRFGKSLANDQGVDAKKHDTKKTTKKKKK